A single window of Paenibacillus sp. FSL H8-0537 DNA harbors:
- a CDS encoding YlaN family protein, with the protein MSSPEVTVQLHEKALRLLMEDAAKIEKLIEVQMENLTTRQCPLYEEVLDTQMYGFSREIDFAVRAGLIAEHSGKELLSRLERNLAQLYEALNRKE; encoded by the coding sequence ATGTCTTCACCGGAAGTCACGGTTCAATTGCATGAGAAAGCTCTTCGTCTCCTTATGGAGGATGCGGCTAAAATAGAGAAATTGATTGAGGTTCAGATGGAGAACTTGACGACCCGTCAATGTCCGCTGTACGAGGAAGTATTGGACACGCAGATGTATGGATTCTCGCGGGAAATTGATTTTGCAGTACGCGCTGGATTGATCGCTGAGCATAGCGGCAAGGAGCTGTTAAGCCGATTGGAGCGCAATCTGGCTCAGCTTTACGAAGCGTTGAATAGAAAGGAGTAG
- a CDS encoding aminopeptidase, producing MRDPRIQQLAANLAGYSIGVQPGENVLIEVIGSERELTKALIEEVAKLGGRPFVEITDPAVTRTLLRSGSKEQIEEWTKYDLQRMKQMDAYIGIRAGGNANEMSDVPEDKMRLYEQIYRDAVHMDQRVKRTRWVVMRYPNESMAQLAKMSTESFEDFYFNVCNLDYAKMDKAMDPLQALMNKTDRVRIVSPGTDLTFSIKNIGSKKCSGHRNIPDGEVFSAPVRDSVQGTISYNAPSVYSGVTFSDICFTFENGKIVQATSSDTARLNEILDMDEGARYIGEFAIGFNPHILHPMNDTLFDEKIAGSLHFTPGRAYDETDNGNRSSVHWDLVLIQRPEYGGGEIYFDDVLIRKDGHFVIPELEALNSENLK from the coding sequence ATGCGTGACCCAAGAATTCAGCAGCTAGCTGCCAATTTGGCAGGCTATTCGATTGGCGTTCAGCCGGGAGAAAATGTACTCATTGAAGTCATCGGCTCGGAACGCGAGCTGACGAAAGCTTTAATTGAAGAGGTAGCGAAGCTCGGCGGCAGACCTTTTGTGGAAATTACAGACCCTGCGGTAACGCGTACGCTGCTGCGAAGCGGAAGCAAAGAGCAAATCGAAGAGTGGACGAAATATGATTTGCAGCGTATGAAGCAAATGGATGCCTACATCGGCATTCGTGCGGGCGGAAATGCAAATGAAATGAGCGACGTGCCAGAAGATAAAATGCGGCTGTATGAGCAAATTTATCGCGATGCTGTACATATGGATCAGCGGGTCAAGCGCACGCGTTGGGTTGTTATGCGTTATCCGAACGAATCGATGGCGCAGCTGGCAAAAATGAGCACGGAATCGTTTGAGGATTTTTATTTTAACGTCTGTAATTTAGATTATGCCAAAATGGACAAAGCGATGGACCCGCTTCAGGCTTTGATGAACAAAACCGATCGCGTAAGAATTGTATCGCCAGGCACCGATCTTACTTTTTCCATTAAAAATATCGGCTCCAAAAAATGCTCCGGCCACCGCAACATTCCGGATGGAGAAGTTTTTTCGGCTCCTGTGCGCGACTCGGTACAGGGTACCATTTCCTACAATGCACCCAGCGTATATTCAGGCGTAACCTTCTCGGACATTTGCTTCACGTTTGAAAATGGAAAAATCGTCCAGGCGACGAGCAGCGATACAGCACGCTTGAATGAGATTCTGGATATGGACGAGGGCGCGCGTTATATTGGCGAATTTGCGATTGGCTTTAATCCGCATATTTTGCACCCGATGAATGACACTTTATTTGATGAGAAGATCGCGGGAAGCCTGCATTTTACACCAGGTCGCGCTTATGATGAAACGGACAATGGAAATCGGTCTTCCGTTCATTGGGACCTTGTGCTTATTCAGCGCCCAGAATATGGCGGAGGGGAAATTTATTTCGATGATGTGCTTATCCGCAAGGATGGACATTTCGTTATTCCGGAGCTCGAGGCGTTAAATTCCGAAAATTTGAAATAA
- a CDS encoding HPr family phosphocarrier protein, whose amino-acid sequence MSNNAAIVEISQAAGQFRSSIVLQADNKYIDVKSILGLFTTLVGGHSYELHVHGPDAEEAKVAMAAVFAKHNLNIAVVSE is encoded by the coding sequence ATGTCTAACAACGCAGCTATTGTAGAAATATCCCAAGCAGCAGGTCAATTCCGCTCATCAATCGTTCTGCAAGCAGATAACAAATATATTGATGTTAAAAGTATTTTGGGATTGTTCACTACGCTGGTAGGCGGTCACTCCTACGAGCTTCACGTCCATGGACCAGATGCTGAAGAAGCAAAAGTCGCAATGGCAGCTGTTTTCGCTAAGCATAACCTGAATATTGCAGTCGTATCTGAATAA
- the rpsD gene encoding 30S ribosomal protein S4, whose translation MSRYTGPKFKLSRRLGISLSGTGKDLKRPFPPGQHGPNQRKKLSGYGVQLQEKQKLRHMYGLNEKQFRNLFDKAAKLKGISGDNFLVLLESRLDNLVYRLGLSNSRAGARQLVSHGHITVNGKKVDIASYTVSLNDVIGLRERSRGLKTIKEAMEGRHHLPNYLEFNDQALEGKYVRFPERAELTQEIDVKQIVEFYSR comes from the coding sequence ATGTCACGTTATACAGGACCTAAATTTAAATTAAGCCGCCGCCTTGGAATTTCCCTGAGCGGAACTGGCAAAGATCTCAAACGTCCATTTCCACCAGGCCAACACGGCCCGAACCAACGCAAGAAATTGAGCGGCTATGGCGTTCAATTGCAAGAAAAACAAAAGCTGCGCCATATGTATGGTTTGAACGAGAAGCAATTCCGCAACTTGTTCGATAAAGCAGCTAAATTGAAAGGTATTTCCGGCGACAACTTCCTCGTGCTTTTGGAAAGCCGTCTGGATAACCTCGTTTACCGTCTTGGCCTGTCCAACTCGCGTGCTGGTGCGCGCCAATTGGTATCTCACGGTCATATTACAGTTAACGGCAAAAAAGTCGACATCGCTTCTTACACCGTATCGCTTAACGACGTAATCGGCCTGCGCGAGCGCAGCCGTGGTCTGAAAACGATCAAAGAAGCTATGGAAGGCCGTCATCACCTGCCTAATTACCTTGAGTTTAACGACCAAGCGCTTGAAGGCAAGTACGTTCGTTTCCCAGAGCGTGCTGAGTTGACGCAAGAAATCGACGTTAAACAAATCGTCGAGTTCTACAGCCGTTAA
- a CDS encoding sensor domain-containing diguanylate cyclase, protein MNNRNRDGNSNNQFAQAAAPEEQLHPEIWFMHEDINDADRPYMMPLLHDSFELWFRETSEETEAMQGSSFLFDWELRLIDSAGAVKGQELLWHEELRLLAAQVAATGSAATLSFGEPLTHAAAVPVRKRSNGEPFSIFIHIAPSSAVEAEQQARLGALHFRSCFYRAFEHIYVRDLLLQQTRTEKDANRRDALFLAAKRLYDQFDVTAVLSEMLSSLGQLYPSSEVNLYLSQDHLNGDARVKPLIFKNAAHDIVAKAFMEGKPMTQKERDGTIRLAVPMNGKQAAYGVLCISIDAERWDIANMPAFVLLADTAGSAFENAKLYEQSNLLINELRVINELAKRLNQSLKLKDIFKFATNELLNIFEADYCSILQLDKDRNQFNVMSSNIPTLAREQFVPDYGFSGIINRTKEPLILSDYWQTRVVTSKMMDHTGSRSLIAAPIMVEDEVVGVIMVTHKNPHYFSYDNYKLLQIMSTHIALAVTNASLHAEVRRMVITDNLTGLHARHYLNEQILSRQRKDPLGSLVLVDVDHFKRINDTFGHQVGDRILIQVSEIIRTTIRQGDIAARWGGEELAVYLPGIRSEQAFRIAERIRLLVEEETDPKVTVSCGVSEWTFENEKISVESLFYRADMALYDAKNNGRNCIRLGVG, encoded by the coding sequence ATGAACAATCGAAACCGAGATGGAAATTCTAACAATCAATTTGCTCAGGCTGCAGCTCCTGAAGAGCAGTTGCATCCTGAAATATGGTTTATGCACGAAGATATTAACGATGCGGACAGGCCCTATATGATGCCGCTGCTTCACGATAGCTTCGAGCTTTGGTTTAGGGAAACAAGCGAAGAAACAGAAGCGATGCAGGGCAGCTCTTTTTTATTTGACTGGGAACTGCGTTTAATTGATAGCGCGGGTGCTGTTAAAGGGCAGGAACTGTTGTGGCACGAAGAGCTGCGGCTGCTAGCTGCACAAGTAGCGGCGACAGGCAGCGCTGCTACACTGTCGTTTGGTGAGCCGCTTACTCATGCTGCTGCTGTTCCTGTCCGCAAACGCTCGAATGGCGAGCCATTCAGCATATTTATACATATTGCTCCAAGCAGTGCCGTCGAAGCCGAGCAGCAGGCAAGGCTTGGCGCCCTTCATTTCCGAAGCTGCTTCTATCGCGCTTTCGAACATATATATGTCCGGGATTTGCTGCTCCAGCAAACACGAACGGAGAAGGACGCAAATAGGCGTGATGCCCTTTTTCTGGCAGCTAAGCGATTGTATGATCAATTCGATGTTACTGCCGTACTGTCCGAAATGCTGAGCAGTTTGGGCCAGCTTTACCCAAGCTCCGAAGTCAATTTGTATTTGTCACAGGACCATTTGAATGGCGATGCCCGCGTAAAGCCGCTTATTTTTAAAAATGCAGCACATGACATTGTGGCGAAAGCTTTCATGGAAGGCAAACCGATGACGCAGAAGGAGCGTGATGGCACGATACGCCTTGCGGTTCCAATGAACGGCAAGCAGGCTGCTTACGGCGTGCTCTGCATCTCGATTGACGCTGAGCGCTGGGATATTGCAAATATGCCGGCCTTCGTGCTGCTTGCGGATACGGCGGGTTCTGCGTTTGAGAATGCCAAGCTGTACGAGCAGTCCAATTTGCTCATCAATGAGCTTCGCGTCATTAATGAGCTGGCGAAACGTCTGAATCAATCGCTGAAGCTTAAGGATATATTCAAGTTTGCGACGAATGAGCTGCTTAATATTTTTGAAGCCGATTATTGCTCGATTCTCCAATTGGATAAAGATCGCAACCAGTTTAATGTGATGTCCAGCAATATTCCTACGCTCGCACGTGAGCAATTTGTGCCGGATTACGGCTTTAGCGGCATTATTAACCGCACGAAAGAACCGCTTATTTTATCAGATTATTGGCAAACCCGAGTCGTAACGTCTAAAATGATGGATCACACTGGCTCTCGCTCGCTTATCGCCGCACCTATTATGGTCGAAGATGAAGTAGTGGGCGTGATCATGGTTACGCATAAAAACCCTCATTATTTCTCCTACGACAATTATAAGCTGCTCCAAATTATGTCCACACATATTGCCTTGGCGGTGACGAATGCTTCGCTGCATGCAGAAGTTCGACGGATGGTGATTACGGACAATTTAACGGGGCTGCACGCTCGCCACTACTTGAACGAGCAAATTCTGAGCCGTCAGCGCAAAGATCCGCTAGGCTCACTCGTGCTCGTCGACGTTGACCATTTCAAACGCATTAATGATACGTTCGGCCATCAGGTTGGGGATCGTATTTTAATCCAAGTGAGCGAAATTATACGGACCACGATTAGGCAGGGAGACATCGCTGCAAGATGGGGCGGTGAGGAGCTGGCTGTATATTTGCCAGGCATTCGTTCTGAACAGGCTTTTCGGATTGCTGAACGTATACGTTTGCTTGTGGAAGAGGAGACGGACCCTAAAGTGACGGTATCCTGCGGCGTGTCAGAATGGACGTTTGAAAATGAGAAAATTAGCGTTGAATCGTTATTTTATCGTGCAGATATGGCCTTATATGATGCGAAAAATAATGGGAGAAACTGTATTCGGCTCGGTGTGGGGTAA